One window from the genome of Bradyrhizobium xenonodulans encodes:
- a CDS encoding tripartite tricarboxylate transporter TctB family protein — MSQTDLEIVVDDPTAPEDDSPSVVSSGTIEIVVCLLLLALATTLGYDNWRTGASWDSTGPEPGYFPFYLSVILGGGSLYGLIVALIAHRKAAETFVTRAQARRVMAVFVPTLLFCLVTQFLGLYVASFLLIAGFMRLVGKIALWKSLLTALVFTAIMFVTFDIAFDVIMPKGPLEAAFGH; from the coding sequence ATGTCCCAAACCGATCTTGAAATCGTCGTCGACGATCCGACCGCGCCTGAAGACGACTCGCCCTCCGTCGTCTCCTCCGGCACGATCGAGATCGTGGTCTGTCTCCTCCTGCTCGCGCTGGCCACAACGCTCGGCTACGACAATTGGCGCACCGGCGCCTCCTGGGATTCGACCGGGCCCGAGCCCGGCTATTTCCCGTTCTATCTCTCCGTCATTCTCGGCGGCGGCAGCCTCTACGGCCTGATCGTGGCGCTCATCGCGCACCGCAAGGCGGCAGAGACCTTCGTCACGCGTGCGCAGGCGCGCCGCGTGATGGCGGTGTTCGTGCCGACGCTGCTGTTCTGCCTGGTGACCCAGTTTCTCGGCCTCTATGTCGCGAGCTTCTTGCTGATCGCGGGCTTTATGCGCCTGGTCGGCAAGATCGCGCTGTGGAAGTCGCTGCTCACCGCCCTCGTGTTCACGGCGATCATGTTCGTCACCTTCGATATCGCCTTCGACGTCATCATGCCGAAAGGGCCGCTCGAAGCGGCCTTCGGCCACTAG
- a CDS encoding tripartite tricarboxylate transporter substrate binding protein — MKAAVVLAAALCATPVFAGWEPAKPVEIVVAAGAGGASDQMARMMQAAIQKNNLMKQPVVVSLKGGASGAEALMYMKSSEGDPNKVLIAYSLIYMLPLSAKIPFNWRELTPVSVIALDQFVLWDNSAGPKTVKEFVAAAKAASAPFKMGGTGSKREDHVLTVFLEQKTGAKFSYLPYKSGGEAATQLVGNHTESNVNNPSENLEVWRAGQVRPLCVFDKERISYTSKVTDTQSWADIPTCKEEGVDVQYLMLRAMFLPGKVTPEQQAFYVDLFQKVTQTTEYRDYMEKQALKPIFLTGKDMVQFLEEDDAINKSLMTEAGFVAK; from the coding sequence ATGAAGGCCGCGGTCGTTCTGGCGGCGGCACTTTGCGCCACGCCGGTGTTTGCCGGCTGGGAACCGGCCAAGCCGGTCGAGATCGTGGTTGCTGCGGGCGCGGGCGGCGCCTCCGACCAGATGGCGCGGATGATGCAGGCCGCGATCCAGAAGAACAATCTGATGAAGCAGCCGGTGGTCGTTTCGCTCAAGGGCGGCGCCTCGGGCGCAGAAGCGCTGATGTACATGAAGTCCAGCGAGGGCGATCCGAACAAGGTGCTGATCGCCTATTCGCTGATCTACATGCTGCCGCTGTCGGCGAAGATCCCGTTCAACTGGCGTGAGCTGACCCCGGTCTCGGTGATCGCGCTCGATCAGTTCGTGCTGTGGGACAACAGCGCCGGCCCGAAGACGGTGAAGGAGTTCGTCGCGGCCGCGAAGGCCGCGAGCGCGCCGTTCAAGATGGGCGGCACCGGCTCCAAGCGCGAGGATCACGTGCTGACCGTCTTCCTCGAGCAGAAGACCGGCGCGAAATTCTCCTATCTGCCCTACAAGTCCGGCGGCGAGGCCGCGACCCAGCTCGTCGGCAACCACACCGAGTCCAACGTCAACAACCCTAGCGAAAATCTCGAAGTCTGGCGCGCCGGCCAGGTGCGTCCGCTCTGCGTGTTCGACAAGGAGCGTATCTCCTACACCAGCAAGGTGACGGACACGCAGTCCTGGGCCGACATCCCGACCTGCAAGGAGGAAGGCGTCGACGTCCAGTATCTGATGCTGCGCGCGATGTTCCTGCCCGGCAAGGTCACGCCGGAGCAGCAGGCGTTCTATGTCGATCTGTTCCAGAAGGTGACGCAGACCACGGAATACAGGGACTACATGGAAAAGCAGGCGCTGAAGCCGATCTTCCTCACCGGCAAGGACATGGTGCAATTCCTCGAAGAGGACGACGCCATCAACAAGTCGCTGATGACGGAAGCCGGATTCGTCGCGAAGTAG